In Methylomagnum ishizawai, one DNA window encodes the following:
- a CDS encoding F0F1 ATP synthase subunit alpha, which yields MDRIDPPTPRLDRVAEHVERYRPAPRLSEQGRVLSVGDGIAWVGGLPSAAMDELLRFGDGSQGLVFHLGRDALGAIVLGADARLAAGAPVYTTGRRLELGVGDGLLGRVVDPLGRPLDGLPAPDPDQRRELDPLSPPLVARDFVNRPLHSGIKIVDALIPLGRGQRQLIIGDNGTGKSALALDMVLNQKGQGVLCVYVLIGQKRSATVGVIDLLRRQGALDYSTVVVAEGSDSPGLKYLAPFAGCAVAEHWLWRGRDTLVVYDDLSTHARAYRELSLLLRRPPGREAYPGDIFYLHSRLLERSTRLAPGHGGGSLTALPLVETEQGEIAAYIPTNLISITDGQIYLDRHLFSAGFLPAIDITRSVSRIGGQAQHPRIKQEAGRMKLDYLQFLELETFTRFGSKLDAGMEDKIRKGRILREILKQERLAPVAAESQLAWMMAYQAGLFGTPDPAAIRRTLDRLALALRDTPLRLDDDHTAWNRWLANLFPGGKDSA from the coding sequence ATGGACCGGATTGATCCGCCCACGCCCCGGTTGGACCGGGTCGCGGAACACGTGGAGCGCTACCGCCCCGCGCCGCGCCTGTCGGAACAGGGCCGGGTGTTGTCGGTGGGCGATGGCATCGCCTGGGTCGGGGGTTTGCCTTCGGCGGCGATGGACGAACTCTTGCGCTTCGGGGACGGCAGCCAAGGTTTGGTGTTCCATCTGGGCCGGGATGCGCTGGGCGCGATTGTGCTGGGGGCGGATGCCCGGCTGGCCGCGGGTGCGCCGGTTTACACCACCGGGCGGCGGCTCGAACTGGGCGTGGGCGATGGCTTGCTGGGACGGGTCGTCGATCCCTTGGGCCGTCCCCTGGACGGCCTGCCCGCCCCGGACCCGGACCAGCGCCGCGAACTGGACCCGTTGTCCCCGCCCCTCGTGGCGCGGGATTTCGTGAACCGTCCCCTGCACAGCGGCATCAAGATCGTCGATGCCCTGATTCCCCTGGGGCGCGGCCAGCGCCAGCTCATCATCGGCGACAACGGCACCGGCAAAAGCGCCCTGGCCCTCGATATGGTGCTGAACCAAAAAGGCCAGGGCGTCTTATGCGTCTACGTCCTCATCGGCCAGAAGCGTTCCGCCACGGTCGGCGTCATCGACCTCCTGCGCCGCCAAGGAGCCTTGGACTACAGCACCGTGGTCGTGGCCGAGGGGAGCGACAGCCCCGGCTTGAAATACCTCGCGCCGTTCGCGGGTTGCGCGGTGGCCGAGCATTGGCTGTGGCGGGGCCGGGATACCCTGGTAGTCTACGACGATCTTTCCACCCACGCCCGCGCCTACCGCGAACTCTCCTTGCTGCTGCGGCGTCCGCCGGGCCGGGAAGCCTATCCCGGCGATATTTTCTATCTGCACTCGCGCCTGCTGGAACGCTCCACCCGCCTCGCCCCCGGCCACGGCGGCGGCAGCTTGACCGCCCTGCCCCTGGTCGAAACCGAACAGGGCGAAATCGCCGCCTACATCCCCACCAACCTGATTTCCATCACCGACGGCCAGATTTACCTGGACCGCCACCTGTTCAGCGCCGGCTTCCTGCCCGCCATCGATATCACCCGTTCGGTCTCGCGCATCGGGGGGCAAGCCCAACATCCCCGCATCAAGCAGGAAGCCGGGCGCATGAAGCTGGATTATCTGCAATTCCTGGAGTTGGAAACCTTCACCCGCTTCGGCTCCAAGCTCGACGCCGGGATGGAGGACAAAATCCGCAAGGGCCGCATCCTCCGGGAAATCCTCAAGCAGGAACGCCTGGCCCCGGTCGCCGCCGAGTCGCAACTGGCCTGGATGATGGCCTATCAGGCCGGCCTGTTCGGGACACCCGACCCCGCCGCCATCCGCCGCACCCTGGACCGGCTGGCACTCGCCCTGCGCGACACGCCGCTGCGCCTGGACGACGACCATACGGCCTGGAACCGCTGGCTGGCGAACCTGTTCCCCGGCGGCAAGGACAGCGCATGA
- a CDS encoding GMC oxidoreductase — MMIDARDMDDDRLVETDICIIGAGAAGIMIALEFAHSGMDICLLESGGLQVDRRTQRLQAIHNVGRKYNGLRFLRPRYFGGATNLWGGHCVPLRALNFERVSWIPYSGWPFGIETLRPYYARAQQHLDLGDNDCDPAQVAAELGLGLFPFSTDKVETVMSRYMGQTKFDARRFGSHYRGQIADAANITAYIYANVAAINRDKDTPHVRDVAVRTLTGRRFAVKAKHYVLAAGGVENARLLLLSNQIQGNGLGNDHDLVGRFFMEHIWYRSGKILPHNGHQPLRIYGAPQQSRAGWVQCHLALPEAVVRQYRIPDFRAEITINTPSAFDKLVELAHDARKNIMDIDALDTVALMAFQKYRKIFKQFVQAHAPTKYPVIYRLSNFVEQVPNPDSRIRLSEQRDALDLPKATIDWRISALDKQGIGVAHRLIAAEVERSGFGRMAVEMPENEPEILYGASGAGHHMGTTRMNVNPRWGVVDENCRIHGLDNIYIAGSSVFPTSGFANPTLTIIALALRLADHLKGVARR, encoded by the coding sequence ATGATGATCGATGCCAGGGATATGGATGACGATAGGCTGGTGGAAACGGATATCTGTATTATCGGGGCGGGGGCGGCTGGAATTATGATCGCCCTGGAATTCGCCCATAGTGGCATGGATATCTGTCTCTTGGAAAGCGGCGGTCTACAAGTGGACAGGCGTACCCAGCGGTTGCAGGCCATCCATAATGTGGGGCGTAAATATAATGGCTTGAGATTCCTGCGGCCCCGGTATTTCGGTGGGGCGACCAATCTTTGGGGTGGGCATTGCGTGCCGTTGCGGGCGCTCAATTTCGAGCGCGTGTCCTGGATTCCCTATAGTGGCTGGCCGTTCGGGATCGAGACCCTGCGGCCTTATTATGCCCGTGCCCAGCAACACTTGGACTTGGGCGATAACGACTGCGATCCGGCCCAGGTGGCTGCGGAGTTGGGTTTGGGTTTGTTCCCGTTTTCGACGGATAAGGTCGAAACCGTCATGTCGCGCTATATGGGCCAGACCAAGTTCGATGCCCGGCGCTTCGGTAGCCATTATCGCGGGCAAATCGCGGATGCCGCCAATATTACCGCTTATATTTACGCCAATGTGGCCGCCATCAATCGCGATAAGGATACTCCCCATGTCCGGGATGTCGCGGTGCGGACCTTGACCGGCAGGCGTTTCGCGGTGAAGGCCAAGCATTATGTGCTGGCGGCGGGGGGCGTGGAAAATGCCCGGCTATTGCTGCTGTCGAATCAAATCCAGGGGAATGGGTTGGGGAACGATCATGATTTGGTCGGACGGTTTTTCATGGAGCATATCTGGTATCGCAGCGGGAAGATATTGCCCCATAACGGGCATCAGCCCTTGCGTATCTACGGAGCGCCGCAGCAATCCCGCGCCGGTTGGGTGCAATGCCATTTGGCCTTGCCCGAAGCCGTGGTGAGGCAATATCGGATTCCCGATTTCCGCGCGGAAATCACCATCAATACCCCGTCGGCGTTCGATAAGCTGGTTGAATTGGCCCATGACGCCCGCAAGAACATCATGGATATCGACGCCCTCGATACCGTGGCGCTGATGGCCTTCCAGAAATACCGGAAAATATTCAAGCAATTCGTGCAGGCCCATGCACCGACAAAATATCCGGTGATCTATCGCTTATCCAATTTCGTGGAGCAGGTGCCCAACCCGGATAGCCGGATACGGCTTTCGGAACAACGGGATGCCTTGGATTTGCCCAAAGCCACCATCGATTGGCGGATTTCGGCCTTGGATAAACAGGGAATCGGCGTGGCCCACCGCTTGATCGCCGCCGAAGTGGAGCGTTCCGGGTTTGGCCGGATGGCGGTGGAAATGCCCGAGAACGAACCGGAGATACTCTATGGCGCGAGCGGTGCCGGCCATCATATGGGCACCACGCGCATGAATGTGAATCCGCGCTGGGGCGTGGTGGATGAAAACTGCCGTATCCATGGTTTGGATAATATTTATATCGCGGGTTCCTCGGTGTTTCCGACCAGTGGTTTCGCCAATCCCACCTTGACCATTATCGCGCTGGCGCTACGGTTGGCGGATCATTTGAAGGGCGTGGCGCGGCGGTGA
- a CDS encoding EF-hand domain-containing protein, whose protein sequence is MNLHQRLSAGLILLLSVGTVCAKHPPDTFFPADYDTNRDGTITQDEVQAGRALEFMGIDTDASGYLGVEEVQAWLEQQQSKQFDQLDIDHSGLLSPEEFVDARTGRALRIAKKTFKFTDTNTDGALSLPEYNVLKPVNLDLIRLFSVLDLDDDDQISQSEYLQAVSARKAN, encoded by the coding sequence ATGAACCTCCATCAACGCTTATCCGCCGGGCTGATCTTGCTGCTGTCGGTCGGCACCGTCTGCGCCAAGCATCCGCCGGACACTTTCTTCCCCGCCGATTACGACACCAACCGCGATGGCACCATCACCCAGGACGAAGTCCAGGCCGGCCGGGCTTTGGAGTTCATGGGGATAGACACCGATGCCAGCGGCTATCTCGGTGTGGAGGAGGTCCAGGCCTGGCTGGAACAGCAGCAAAGCAAGCAGTTCGACCAATTGGATATCGACCATAGCGGATTGCTGAGTCCCGAGGAATTCGTCGATGCCCGCACGGGCCGGGCCTTGCGTATCGCCAAGAAGACCTTCAAGTTCACCGACACCAATACCGACGGGGCGTTGTCGCTGCCCGAATATAACGTGCTGAAGCCGGTGAACCTGGACCTGATCCGGCTGTTCAGCGTCCTCGACCTCGACGACGACGACCAGATTTCCCAATCCGAATATTTGCAGGCGGTATCGGCGCGGAAGGCTAATTGA
- a CDS encoding F0F1 ATP synthase subunit gamma has protein sequence MSRRAQVEEHMARLAEISGILAAMKTLASIETHKFARYMAQQAALVENIETAAADFLAFHPDFRDDATAADDARRLWLVIGSERGFCGDFNEAVAAALEASPEPGPRLLVVGRRLAGKLERHPRLVGWLDGPNTAEEVRPVLDRLLNQLHALRETPPAWTRLGVLAHAAEGGVVPHTVLPMQPPQSTRPAYPPRLNLDPAEFFAGLTGHYLAAKLPCLFHGSLLAENRRRLEHMERALHRMQAKLEDLGRARNALRQEEITEEIEMILLSAEARLGGIN, from the coding sequence ATGAGCCGCCGCGCCCAGGTCGAGGAACACATGGCGCGGCTCGCGGAAATCTCCGGCATCCTGGCCGCAATGAAAACCCTGGCCTCCATCGAAACCCACAAATTCGCCCGTTATATGGCCCAGCAAGCGGCCCTGGTCGAAAATATCGAAACCGCCGCCGCCGATTTCCTGGCTTTCCATCCCGATTTCCGGGACGACGCCACCGCAGCCGACGACGCACGGCGGCTGTGGCTTGTGATCGGTTCGGAACGGGGATTTTGCGGGGATTTCAACGAGGCGGTGGCGGCGGCGCTGGAAGCTTCGCCGGAACCGGGGCCGCGCCTGCTGGTGGTGGGCCGCCGCCTGGCCGGGAAGCTGGAACGGCACCCGCGCCTCGTCGGTTGGCTGGACGGTCCCAATACCGCCGAGGAAGTCCGGCCCGTGCTGGACCGTTTGTTGAATCAATTGCACGCCTTGCGGGAAACACCGCCCGCCTGGACCCGGCTCGGCGTCCTGGCCCACGCCGCGGAGGGCGGTGTCGTCCCGCACACGGTGTTGCCGATGCAGCCGCCGCAGTCCACCCGGCCCGCCTATCCGCCCCGGCTCAACCTCGACCCGGCGGAATTCTTCGCCGGATTGACCGGGCATTACCTCGCCGCCAAGCTGCCCTGCCTATTCCACGGCTCGCTGCTGGCCGAGAACCGCCGCCGCCTGGAACACATGGAACGGGCGCTCCACCGGATGCAAGCCAAGCTCGAAGACCTGGGCCGCGCGCGCAACGCCCTGCGGCAGGAGGAAATCACCGAGGAAATCGAGATGATCCTATTGAGCGCGGAGGCGCGGCTGGGCGGGATCAATTAG
- a CDS encoding protoglobin domain-containing protein has protein sequence MQNLNYSELTQYAKALANFTPEQERVVMEAGALLKPHLVEVTESFYDKLLAIPETRRFLQGRTERLKNTHLSWLDKIFTGPYDNEYTAYMYMVGVIHVRVDLPVEFMAAGMTLIADAISTKLNALYGGDHRQSRDTMAAINGVLGYSLIVMQKSYQSSMEEQLQKFLKITGITRALYQNMALAYKG, from the coding sequence ATGCAAAATTTGAATTATTCCGAACTGACCCAATACGCGAAAGCGCTGGCGAATTTCACCCCGGAACAGGAGCGCGTGGTCATGGAAGCGGGTGCCTTGCTGAAACCCCATTTGGTCGAAGTCACCGAATCCTTCTACGACAAACTGCTGGCCATCCCGGAAACCCGTAGATTCCTGCAAGGGCGTACCGAACGCCTCAAAAACACCCATTTGTCCTGGCTGGATAAAATATTTACCGGACCTTATGACAATGAATATACCGCCTATATGTACATGGTGGGCGTCATCCATGTCCGGGTGGATTTGCCGGTGGAATTCATGGCGGCGGGGATGACTTTGATCGCGGACGCCATCTCCACCAAGCTGAACGCCCTCTACGGCGGCGACCATCGCCAATCCCGCGACACCATGGCGGCGATCAATGGGGTCTTGGGGTATTCCCTCATCGTGATGCAAAAATCCTATCAATCCTCGATGGAGGAACAATTGCAGAAGTTCTTGAAAATCACCGGCATCACCCGTGCGCTGTATCAAAACATGGCCCTGGCTTATAAAGGTTGA
- a CDS encoding restriction endonuclease, translating to MSIPDFQSIMLPLLKLAEDGQEHANKEAKEKLALHFSLSEAEREELLPSGRQTTFDNRVAWARSYLKMALLLEVPRRGFFRITQRGKSVIQKNPEKINIKFLEQFPEFSAFKTPDKPNIKEALIEQPSETQTPEETLDAAHIKLKQTLAEELIQTIKACSPAFFEKLVVDLLVRMGYGGTRKDAGKAVGKSGDGGIDGIIKEDRLGLDAIYIQAKKWEGTVGRPEIQKFAGALMGHGAHKGVFITTSNFSKEAIDFASSVNLKIVLIDGQTLATLMIDHNVGVSPIVSYEIKKLDLDYFIEA from the coding sequence ATGTCAATCCCCGACTTCCAATCCATCATGTTGCCCCTTCTAAAACTCGCGGAAGACGGGCAAGAACACGCCAACAAAGAAGCCAAGGAAAAACTGGCGCTGCATTTTTCCCTATCGGAAGCAGAACGGGAAGAGCTCTTACCCAGCGGGCGACAAACCACTTTTGATAACCGGGTAGCCTGGGCGCGTTCTTACTTGAAGATGGCTTTATTATTAGAAGTGCCGCGCCGTGGCTTTTTCCGTATCACACAACGTGGCAAAAGCGTCATCCAAAAAAATCCAGAGAAAATAAATATAAAATTCCTTGAGCAGTTCCCGGAATTCAGCGCTTTTAAAACACCCGACAAGCCGAATATTAAAGAAGCACTCATTGAACAACCATCAGAAACACAAACCCCCGAAGAAACCTTGGATGCCGCGCATATCAAGCTCAAACAAACCCTTGCCGAGGAATTGATCCAAACCATCAAAGCATGTAGTCCGGCATTCTTTGAAAAACTGGTGGTCGATCTGCTTGTCAGGATGGGCTATGGCGGTACCCGCAAAGATGCCGGGAAAGCGGTGGGTAAATCCGGTGACGGTGGGATTGATGGAATTATCAAGGAAGACCGTTTAGGGCTAGATGCGATATATATTCAAGCCAAAAAATGGGAAGGCACTGTAGGACGCCCCGAAATTCAAAAGTTTGCGGGCGCGTTGATGGGACATGGCGCTCATAAAGGGGTTTTCATTACAACATCCAATTTTAGTAAGGAAGCTATCGACTTCGCTTCCAGCGTCAATTTGAAAATCGTCCTGATCGATGGACAAACCCTAGCCACACTCATGATCGACCACAATGTCGGAGTATCGCCAATCGTCTCTTATGAGATCAAAAAGCTCGATCTCGATTATTTCATCGAAGCCTAA
- a CDS encoding efflux RND transporter permease subunit translates to MLSAIVRFSVHRRGLVLALALVLLAYGGFVLNRAGLDIFPEFSAPRVVVQTETPGLTAEQTETLVTQRIEKHLAGLIGLETLHSESIQGLSVVTAIFQDGSDIYRDRQWVGERLAALAGELPIGTGPPVAVPLSSSSATVLTLGLKSKTHSLTELRDLVDWTLAPRLLAVPGVADVNVFGGEVRQLQIQPDPDQLRRFGLGIEDVALAARQATGMPGAGFVENGNQRIALAVTGLPSDATALGQVVLARKDGGNLTLADVASVKTAAKPPIGAAAIDGEPAIVLMIIGQYGANTLSVSRNVESVLAAVAPLLARQGIDFHPKLFRPADYIERSLSNLSGHLLIGGALVVLVLYAFLFDARTAFISAVAIPLSLLAAVVLLLALGVNLNIMVLGGLAIALGEVVDDAIIDTENIFRRLRENRLRNPPKPAFRVVYAASMEVRGSVVYASFIVALVFLPLLSLGGVAGRLFAPLGYAYILAILMSLLTALTVTPALCYSLLEHRAGGGHPPLIGWLQPRYGALLGGVARHPAWALWGGLAVCGLALALLPTLSGEFLPELREGHYIVHTASLPGTALTESLRIGGQLRRQFAELPEVVSVSQWAGRAERGADTYGSHYSEYEVHLKPLSGSEQGAVLERLRRILKNFPGILFEANTFLAERVDETISGYTSPVVVNLYGHDLDPLDAAARRLAALIQTLPGATDVQVRSPPGTPMLQVRLDRDKLAAHGLRPLDAADAVQTAMQGRTVGSYYLDHRAYDVSVILPPEARARVESVARIPLRNPEGVLVELGQVADIRQVGGRYNILHRGGQRVQTVTAQVEGRDVVSFMEELRAKVLGDLDLPPEIYPEFTGAAIEQAQARDELVLHALLAGVGVLLLIQAALGSVRLMLLTLANLPFSLAGGVAAALWAGGTLSVGSMVGFVTLFGITVRNAIMLISHYRHLVEVEGHPWTTATAILGAQERLPSILMTALVTALAMLPIAVNSDNPGREIMGPMAAVIIGGLASSTVLNLVLLPAVLARFGRFGEAGSGRRRV, encoded by the coding sequence ATGCTCTCCGCCATCGTCCGCTTTTCCGTGCATCGGCGCGGGCTGGTGCTGGCCCTGGCCCTGGTGTTGCTGGCCTATGGCGGCTTCGTCCTCAACCGGGCCGGGCTGGATATCTTCCCGGAATTCTCCGCCCCCCGCGTGGTGGTCCAGACCGAAACCCCCGGACTCACCGCCGAACAGACCGAAACCCTGGTCACCCAGCGTATCGAAAAGCATCTGGCCGGGTTGATCGGCCTCGAAACCCTGCACTCCGAATCCATCCAAGGCTTGTCCGTGGTCACGGCCATCTTCCAAGATGGCAGCGATATCTATCGCGACCGGCAGTGGGTGGGCGAACGCCTCGCCGCCCTGGCCGGGGAATTGCCCATCGGCACCGGGCCGCCGGTGGCCGTGCCGCTATCGTCGTCCTCGGCCACGGTGTTGACCCTCGGCCTCAAATCCAAAACCCACAGCCTGACGGAATTGCGCGACCTGGTGGACTGGACCCTGGCTCCCAGGCTGCTGGCGGTGCCGGGCGTGGCCGATGTCAACGTGTTCGGTGGCGAAGTCCGCCAATTGCAAATCCAGCCCGACCCCGACCAGTTACGCCGTTTCGGCCTGGGCATCGAAGATGTCGCGCTCGCGGCGCGGCAGGCCACCGGCATGCCCGGCGCGGGCTTCGTCGAGAACGGCAACCAGCGCATCGCCCTGGCCGTGACCGGATTGCCCAGTGACGCCACCGCGCTCGGGCAGGTGGTCTTGGCCCGCAAGGACGGCGGCAACCTGACCCTGGCCGATGTCGCCAGCGTCAAAACCGCCGCCAAGCCGCCCATCGGTGCCGCCGCCATCGACGGCGAACCCGCCATCGTCCTCATGATCATCGGCCAGTACGGGGCCAACACCCTGAGCGTGTCGCGGAACGTGGAAAGCGTACTGGCGGCTGTCGCCCCGCTGCTCGCCCGGCAAGGAATCGATTTCCACCCCAAGCTGTTCCGGCCGGCGGATTACATCGAACGCTCGTTAAGCAACCTGTCCGGGCATCTGCTAATCGGCGGGGCGCTGGTGGTCCTGGTGCTGTACGCCTTTTTGTTCGATGCCCGCACCGCCTTCATTTCCGCCGTGGCGATCCCGCTGTCCTTGCTCGCCGCCGTGGTGCTGCTGCTGGCCCTGGGCGTGAACCTCAACATCATGGTGCTGGGCGGGCTGGCCATCGCCCTGGGCGAGGTGGTGGACGACGCCATCATCGACACCGAGAACATCTTCCGCCGCCTCCGCGAAAACCGCCTGCGCAACCCGCCCAAACCCGCCTTCCGGGTGGTCTACGCCGCGTCGATGGAAGTGCGGGGTTCGGTGGTCTATGCCAGTTTCATCGTGGCCTTGGTGTTCCTGCCGCTGCTGAGTTTGGGCGGCGTGGCGGGACGGCTGTTCGCGCCCCTGGGCTATGCCTATATCCTCGCCATCTTGATGTCGCTGCTGACGGCACTCACGGTGACGCCCGCACTGTGCTATTCCCTGTTGGAACACCGCGCCGGGGGCGGCCATCCGCCCTTGATCGGCTGGCTACAACCGCGCTACGGCGCTTTGCTCGGCGGGGTGGCGCGGCATCCGGCCTGGGCTTTATGGGGAGGCTTGGCGGTGTGTGGGCTGGCTTTGGCGCTGTTGCCGACGCTGAGCGGCGAATTCCTGCCCGAGTTGCGCGAAGGCCATTACATCGTCCACACCGCTAGCCTGCCGGGCACCGCGCTTACCGAATCCCTGCGCATCGGCGGGCAACTGCGGCGGCAGTTCGCCGAATTGCCGGAAGTGGTGTCGGTCTCGCAATGGGCTGGGCGGGCCGAACGCGGGGCCGATACCTATGGCAGCCATTACAGCGAATACGAAGTCCATCTGAAGCCCTTGTCCGGCAGTGAACAAGGCGCGGTGCTGGAGCGGCTGCGGCGGATATTGAAGAATTTCCCCGGCATCCTGTTCGAGGCCAACACCTTCCTCGCCGAGCGGGTGGACGAGACCATTTCCGGCTATACCTCGCCCGTGGTGGTGAACCTATACGGCCACGACCTGGACCCACTGGACGCAGCGGCCCGCCGCCTCGCCGCCCTAATCCAAACCTTGCCCGGTGCCACCGACGTGCAGGTGCGTTCGCCGCCCGGCACGCCGATGCTGCAAGTCCGCCTGGACCGGGACAAGTTGGCCGCCCATGGCCTGCGTCCCTTGGACGCCGCCGACGCCGTGCAGACGGCCATGCAGGGCCGGACAGTCGGCAGCTATTACCTGGACCACCGAGCCTACGACGTGAGCGTCATCCTGCCACCGGAGGCGCGGGCGCGGGTCGAAAGCGTGGCACGCATCCCCTTGCGCAATCCCGAGGGCGTGCTGGTGGAATTGGGACAGGTCGCCGATATCCGGCAGGTCGGCGGGCGCTACAACATCCTGCACCGGGGCGGACAGCGGGTACAGACCGTGACCGCCCAGGTCGAAGGCCGCGACGTGGTATCGTTCATGGAGGAATTGCGGGCGAAAGTCTTGGGTGATTTGGACCTGCCGCCGGAGATTTACCCGGAATTCACCGGGGCCGCCATCGAGCAGGCCCAGGCGCGGGACGAACTGGTGTTGCATGCGTTGTTGGCGGGCGTGGGCGTGTTGCTGCTGATCCAGGCTGCCCTCGGGAGTGTGCGGCTGATGCTGCTGACCCTCGCCAACCTACCGTTCTCGCTGGCGGGCGGGGTGGCGGCGGCGCTGTGGGCGGGCGGCACCTTGTCGGTGGGGTCGATGGTGGGTTTTGTCACCTTGTTCGGGATCACGGTGCGGAACGCCATCATGCTGATTTCGCATTACCGGCATCTGGTGGAGGTGGAAGGCCATCCCTGGACTACCGCCACCGCCATTTTGGGCGCGCAGGAACGCCTGCCCTCGATCCTGATGACGGCCCTGGTCACGGCCCTCGCCATGTTGCCCATCGCGGTGAACAGCGATAATCCGGGGCGCGAGATCATGGGGCCGATGGCGGCGGTGATTATCGGCGGGCTGGCGTCCTCGACGGTGTTGAATCTGGTGTTGTTGCCGGCGGTGTTGGCGAGGTTCGGGCGGTTCGGGGAGGCGGGGAGCGGGCGGCGGCGTGTGTAA